The proteins below come from a single Faecalibaculum rodentium genomic window:
- a CDS encoding DUF4097 family beta strand repeat-containing protein: MRKLAKWGLCLLLAGGLLMLGCRVMLGPRVMNLATLQGMSPYADTDCHYQGDSQIQSLDLNLEATSVIIRKGDRFEILTHGLKPADSEVRDDWNTEYSVQGKEAVFSASMDDDQFLAGSNPETVVQVTVPEAMKNLTVNLSMGGLELSGISLQSIDAVLDMGTLKLSGVMAGSLNASVSMGDADMRNVDMQNGTVTVDMGSLTMTGCKVTGQLDAEVSMGSATMDLRQKNALLDLNADMGDLTVNGTKAESGMLRTNTKETETGKGPVIRVGVSMGSLDLDLDGDIQTIREFPASGKAEKD, translated from the coding sequence GTGCGTAAACTTGCAAAATGGGGTCTTTGCCTGTTGCTGGCAGGAGGCCTGCTGATGCTGGGGTGCCGGGTGATGCTCGGTCCCCGGGTCATGAATCTGGCCACTCTGCAGGGTATGAGTCCCTATGCAGATACCGACTGCCACTATCAAGGGGACAGTCAGATCCAGTCCCTGGACCTGAATCTGGAAGCCACCAGTGTGATTATCCGCAAAGGAGACCGGTTTGAAATCCTGACTCATGGACTGAAACCTGCAGACAGTGAGGTCCGCGACGACTGGAACACTGAATACAGCGTCCAGGGAAAGGAAGCTGTGTTCAGCGCTTCCATGGACGACGACCAGTTCCTTGCAGGCAGCAATCCGGAAACAGTGGTCCAGGTCACTGTACCCGAAGCGATGAAAAATCTGACAGTGAACCTGTCCATGGGCGGCCTGGAACTGTCGGGAATCAGCCTGCAGTCCATTGATGCGGTTCTTGATATGGGCACTCTGAAACTCTCCGGCGTCATGGCCGGATCTCTGAACGCCTCTGTATCCATGGGAGATGCAGATATGCGGAACGTGGATATGCAGAACGGAACAGTGACAGTGGATATGGGAAGTCTGACCATGACCGGATGCAAAGTGACCGGCCAGCTGGATGCAGAGGTGTCCATGGGCAGTGCCACGATGGACCTGCGGCAGAAAAACGCGCTGCTGGACCTCAATGCAGATATGGGTGATCTGACCGTCAACGGTACCAAAGCCGAATCCGGGATGCTGCGCACGAATACGAAAGAGACTGAAACAGGAAAAGGTCCCGTGATCCGGGTCGGTGTCTCCATGGGAAGTCTGGACCTGGACCTGGACGGTGATATTCAGACCATCCGGGAGTTTCCCGCAAGCGGAAAAGCAGAGAAAGACTGA